The following are from one region of the Carnobacterium gallinarum DSM 4847 genome:
- a CDS encoding ABC transporter permease, producing MYKHKWVVFLLENTYSRHFFSFLFLFSLFLATLTSWSILTSLDSFRNESLNKDSSVVTVEFDMNSIVRDNIKIEAKNFTHPTKNEYEKIAKLPEVESAEINFHDILLSPNLMDISEEGSSNIGLFSIKGINTSQPFDVKFNNIKIVEGRTFNNSEISNGINSILISSEVAKKNQLSVNDNFVLNVSNPYDPSQIYIQNMKIVGIFSPNGYINSKKIESQNLLNLLKDVFHSPQEETAIPKTTTTNEFENIIILQKNFLLEDLNTIYTPNKTSEMLIQSMDKQFQTDTTSSDYQASYILKSSKSMEDFKLKAEKILPKYFTIYDIKDAYTSWLPYTARNMMLIEGLILLLLFISLILFTFTEIIEVTKNKYQFTQHLLLGKTLSHPNNIFLKKEILFITSILIPTTLIAP from the coding sequence ATGTACAAACACAAATGGGTAGTATTTCTATTAGAAAACACTTATTCACGACATTTTTTTTCATTTTTATTTCTATTCAGTTTATTTCTAGCAACATTAACATCATGGTCAATTTTAACTAGTTTAGATTCATTTAGAAATGAAAGTCTCAATAAAGATTCATCCGTTGTCACAGTAGAGTTTGATATGAATTCTATTGTAAGAGATAACATAAAGATTGAGGCCAAGAACTTTACTCATCCTACTAAGAATGAGTATGAAAAAATTGCTAAACTTCCAGAAGTCGAATCAGCTGAAATCAACTTTCATGATATTCTACTCTCACCTAATTTAATGGATATATCAGAAGAAGGTTCTTCTAATATCGGTTTGTTTTCTATTAAGGGAATCAATACAAGTCAACCTTTTGATGTCAAATTTAATAACATAAAAATAGTTGAAGGTCGAACATTCAATAACTCTGAAATAAGCAATGGAATTAATTCAATTCTAATTAGTAGTGAAGTAGCAAAAAAAAATCAACTAAGTGTAAATGATAATTTTGTTCTCAACGTTTCAAATCCTTATGACCCTTCACAAATTTATATACAAAATATGAAAATTGTTGGTATTTTCAGTCCAAATGGATATATTAATTCCAAGAAAATTGAATCTCAAAATTTATTAAATTTATTAAAAGATGTCTTTCATTCTCCTCAAGAAGAAACTGCCATTCCAAAAACTACCACTACAAATGAATTTGAAAATATCATTATCTTACAAAAAAATTTCCTACTAGAAGATTTAAATACTATTTATACACCAAATAAAACTAGCGAAATGCTAATACAATCTATGGATAAACAATTTCAAACAGATACAACTAGCAGTGACTACCAAGCTTCTTATATTCTAAAATCCTCAAAAAGCATGGAAGATTTCAAATTGAAAGCAGAGAAAATTTTACCAAAATATTTTACTATTTACGATATTAAAGATGCCTATACATCATGGTTACCCTATACAGCACGCAATATGATGCTTATAGAAGGACTTATTCTTCTTTTACTCTTCATATCTTTAATCTTATTTACTTTTACTGAAATAATAGAAGTAACAAAAAATAAATATCAGTTTACTCAACATCTGTTATTAGGGAAAACTCTTTCTCATCCAAATAATATTTTTTTAAAAAAAGAAATATTATTTATCACATCTATCTTAATTCCCACTACACTTATAGCTCCATAA
- a CDS encoding helix-turn-helix domain-containing protein, protein MKQSHTPFSAYPDLLTFKEMCDLLGLGKNTAYKLLNDKTIPSLKLGREYRIPKIYVLRFIKNEVKANTKSN, encoded by the coding sequence TTGAAACAATCCCATACACCCTTCTCTGCTTATCCAGACCTACTAACATTCAAAGAGATGTGCGACTTACTAGGTTTAGGAAAAAATACTGCTTATAAACTACTCAACGACAAAACAATTCCCTCCTTAAAGCTAGGGAGAGAATATCGTATTCCAAAAATTTATGTACTAAGATTTATTAAGAATGAAGTTAAAGCTAATACAAAAAGCAACTGA
- a CDS encoding tyrosine-type recombinase/integrase, with translation MIRVTGRLATKRDKFYIVVSYYVENTRKQRWKTTGFTVKGNKRKAEDLVQPCLMDDGLSGTTVHRYHAIIRKALNYAVKMDMLDSNPDLKVDLPKKNHYKGAYYSLSEVQTLLSSVKNTIFELPILLAAFYGLRRNEVLGLRLDAIDFENKTLTIRHTVTESTIDNKRQILIKDSTKTKSSYRTLPLVDVIEKAIATSINLQQHYKKLCGSGYSTDYQDYLCKDEFGGLIKPGYISKKFQKILIANHFRIIRFHDLRHSCASLLIAEDVPLKDIQEWLGHSTLSTTADIYVHLDSKRKISSANKLAEKLTTELFSSSSS, from the coding sequence ATGATTAGAGTAACAGGTCGACTAGCTACAAAACGAGATAAATTTTATATTGTTGTATCCTACTATGTAGAAAACACAAGAAAGCAACGTTGGAAAACAACAGGTTTTACAGTTAAGGGAAACAAACGAAAAGCAGAAGATTTAGTTCAACCATGCTTGATGGATGATGGTTTATCTGGAACTACTGTTCATAGATATCATGCCATTATCCGTAAAGCCTTAAACTATGCCGTAAAAATGGATATGCTTGATAGTAATCCAGACTTAAAAGTAGACTTACCAAAAAAGAATCATTACAAAGGTGCTTACTACTCTTTAAGTGAAGTACAAACTCTTCTCAGTTCTGTAAAAAATACTATTTTTGAACTTCCGATTTTATTAGCTGCCTTTTATGGGTTACGACGTAATGAAGTATTAGGACTTCGATTAGATGCCATTGATTTTGAAAATAAAACATTGACGATACGACATACAGTAACTGAATCCACTATCGATAATAAACGACAAATATTAATTAAAGATAGTACCAAAACAAAATCAAGCTATCGAACACTGCCACTAGTTGATGTTATTGAAAAAGCCATTGCGACATCTATCAATTTGCAACAACACTATAAAAAGCTTTGTGGATCAGGTTATTCTACAGACTACCAAGACTATTTATGTAAAGATGAATTTGGAGGCTTAATTAAGCCAGGTTATATCAGTAAGAAATTCCAAAAAATTTTGATTGCTAACCATTTTCGAATAATTCGATTTCATGATTTAAGACACTCCTGTGCAAGTTTACTAATTGCCGAGGATGTTCCATTAAAAGATATCCAAGAATGGTTAGGGCATAGCACCCTTTCCACTACAGCAGATATCTACGTCCATTTAGATTCCAAAAGAAAGATTAGTTCTGCAAATAAACTTGCTGAGAAATTAACTACTGAACTATTTAGTAGTAGTTCAAGTTGA